A genomic region of Deinococcus humi contains the following coding sequences:
- a CDS encoding phosphotransferase family protein, with translation MRWTLLADWRDALSGHGPARSSWVWPHDLQAAFPGSRRRLEAWVAEGAAFARYATPRGPLFLKYLPAGWRDQRAFRRLAREAAYLRDLAPLSPVPHAPLLHATLDPAHSRAHLLMRDLTDETTGWGAFKTAAERDAALLDIAHLLARHHAFWLNRPELVGEWSWDEARTLCRAQRVLASPASSRFPAQAQTVREVVRSLPTLLGTTRGVTLAHGDIHVGQVLWPVNGGAPILIDYGQVHAAPLGEDLAHLLYVRLSAPDRARLGPGLREAYRAELAAHGERLTPAQLAVEERVGLALNVLTVWRQAQRRGRSDRSLWETLRWVAEAWENGQ, from the coding sequence TTGAGGTGGACGCTGCTGGCCGACTGGCGAGACGCGCTGTCCGGGCATGGTCCGGCCCGTTCATCCTGGGTCTGGCCGCATGACCTCCAGGCGGCCTTTCCCGGCTCGCGCCGACGATTGGAGGCGTGGGTGGCAGAGGGCGCGGCTTTTGCCCGCTACGCGACCCCACGTGGCCCTCTCTTTCTGAAGTATCTTCCCGCCGGGTGGCGGGATCAACGTGCTTTTCGCCGCCTCGCCCGCGAGGCCGCCTATCTGCGGGACCTCGCGCCGCTTTCACCGGTGCCGCACGCGCCACTGCTGCACGCCACCCTCGATCCGGCTCATTCCCGCGCTCATCTGCTGATGCGTGACCTGACGGATGAGACAACCGGTTGGGGCGCTTTCAAGACAGCAGCAGAGCGGGACGCTGCCCTGCTTGATATAGCGCACCTGCTTGCCCGACATCACGCGTTCTGGCTGAACCGACCGGAACTCGTGGGTGAGTGGAGTTGGGACGAGGCGCGGACCCTCTGCCGAGCACAGCGGGTCCTCGCCTCGCCTGCTTCCAGCCGGTTTCCGGCGCAAGCGCAGACCGTGCGGGAGGTCGTCCGCTCGCTGCCCACGCTGCTGGGCACGACGCGGGGGGTGACCCTGGCGCACGGCGATATTCACGTGGGGCAGGTGTTATGGCCGGTCAACGGTGGGGCACCCATCCTGATTGATTATGGTCAGGTTCATGCGGCTCCCCTCGGAGAAGACCTCGCTCACCTGCTGTATGTGCGCCTTTCAGCGCCTGATCGTGCGCGCCTCGGCCCTGGTCTGCGCGAAGCATACCGAGCAGAGCTGGCTGCCCATGGGGAGAGGCTCACACCTGCTCAACTTGCCGTTGAGGAGCGTGTGGGCTTGGCTCTGAATGTGCTGACTGTCTGGCGACAGGCCCAGCGGAGGGGCAGAAGCGACCGTAGCCTGTGGGAGACGCTGCGGTGGGTAGCCGAGGCGTGGGAGAATGGGCAATAG
- a CDS encoding NAD(P)H-dependent oxidoreductase yields the protein MPHALIVHAHPEANSFCTAQMHEAAHALQAQGYTVEVSDLYAMHWEAELNRHDFTQDIEGHFKPPLAQQQAAEAHTFAPDIAAELEKLERADLLVFSFPMWWFSVPALLKGWVDRVFVRGVAYGGSVGTFVEGGLRGKRGLLLFTTGSLEEHFGPGARDGELDVLLFHIQHGMLWFCGVQVLAPVVSFAPVRGTPEDRQRQLGVVRDAFTTLDSRPIIFG from the coding sequence ATGCCTCATGCCCTGATTGTTCACGCCCACCCCGAGGCGAACTCGTTTTGCACCGCCCAGATGCATGAGGCCGCCCATGCGCTACAGGCCCAGGGCTACACCGTGGAAGTCAGTGACCTCTACGCCATGCACTGGGAGGCAGAACTGAACCGTCACGATTTCACCCAGGACATCGAGGGGCATTTCAAACCGCCCCTGGCACAGCAGCAGGCGGCCGAAGCCCATACTTTTGCGCCGGACATCGCGGCTGAGCTTGAAAAGTTGGAGCGGGCCGATCTGCTGGTGTTCTCCTTCCCCATGTGGTGGTTCTCGGTGCCCGCGCTCCTCAAAGGGTGGGTAGACCGGGTCTTCGTGCGGGGCGTGGCCTACGGCGGGAGCGTGGGGACCTTTGTCGAGGGTGGGTTGCGGGGCAAACGCGGCCTGCTACTGTTCACGACGGGCAGTCTGGAAGAACACTTTGGGCCGGGGGCCAGGGACGGCGAACTGGACGTGCTGCTCTTTCACATCCAGCACGGCATGCTGTGGTTCTGCGGCGTCCAGGTGCTGGCTCCTGTGGTCAGTTTTGCTCCAGTGCGGGGCACGCCTGAGGACCGACAGCGGCAACTCGGCGTGGTGCGCGACGCCTTCACCACGTTGGATTCACGCCCAATCATTTTTGGCTAG
- a CDS encoding TetR-like C-terminal domain-containing protein yields DQIVEVGVRALLQTYEARQDARVPADVAADHFIQAFLNLIDWWLRHDMPHDPERMGEIYRELILRPIEGAALHPRVSEII; encoded by the coding sequence GACCAGATCGTTGAGGTCGGTGTGCGGGCACTCCTCCAGACCTATGAGGCCCGACAGGATGCACGGGTCCCAGCCGATGTGGCCGCAGATCATTTCATCCAGGCTTTTTTGAACCTGATTGATTGGTGGCTGCGTCACGACATGCCCCACGATCCCGAGCGTATGGGCGAAATCTACCGTGAGTTGATTCTGCGGCCCATTGAGGGCGCTGCACTGCACCCACGAGTTTCGGAAATCATTTGA